The segment CTTGAGATTGTCTTGACTGAAACTTCAGTTTTCAAGCGATGTGCCCCTAATTCTGCTGAGCCAAGTAAAAAAACCCACTTCACCCCTATTAATGAAGTTCTCACCACCACCAACAATACTTTGGTtgatgttattggtgttgttgtcAATGTCGGAGAAATTTGTGTAATTCGTAGAAAGGATGGATCTACTGTGAACAAGAGAATAGTAAAATTAAATGATATGTCAACTTTGACAATTGATGTTAACCTTTGGGGGCCGCCATCAAAACAACTAGGTAATGActtgaagaatatgcatgcatctgGAACATTTGTCATCCTTGCTGTTCAAAATGCAAGGGTTGGGTATTTCAATGGGAAATTTATTAATATTTCAGCGTCAACAACTTTCAAAATTAACCCTTCCATTCCTGAAGCAGACCCCCTCCATTTAAGAGGCCCTGTACAACAATGCCTTGATCCACACTCTTTGGATGTGCATGCCAAAAATAGCCAGTACAAGAGaatgtccattgcatccatcctTGAATGCCTTAGCGTTGTGCCTGAAACCATTGAGACTACTATTACAGCTGTCCTGCGATTCATAAAGGGTGAACAGTTTTAATATACAGCTTGCCCATTACAATTCAACGGTAAAGAATGTAAAAAGAAATGTAGTAAACTAGCTGAGAATTTGTGGTTCTACCCTAGGTGTCAAACACAATTCCCTGAATGTAATTACAAGTACCTCCTACAGATGAAGCTACAAGATCAAACAGTCACTGTTTGGGCTAGTGCATTTGATGAGGTTGGTACAGAACTCTTGGGTCTGCCTGCCAAGGAATTATACATGCTGCAGTATGacttaacaaaaaaaaaacacctCGCAGCATACTTAATGAAGCTATGTTCAACCACtattgttttacagttttggtGTCTACTGACACATACAACTCTGAACGTAGAATAAAGGTAACAATCAAAAAAGCACAGAGGCTCGATTTTGAAGTTGAGTGCAGCTACTTGCTTACAGAGATTGCCAGAATGGGAGCAACTCCATGACTCTATACTGCAGgaacaaaaaaaaaaggatttccCTTTGACTGTGTTCAATATATAAAGATCTATTTTACCCATTTGCAAACAATTTCTCAATATTTTGTTCCTCCAAACTTGGTCGTACATATTTCAAACGTTGAACTGCTGCATATAAGCACATATTACTATTCTGTTATTTTGCATTTTGAGATGGCTGGCTCGAACCTTTAGCTGATATTTGTCTCTACCAATGAAGGTTGGCACTTGATGTATCTACTTTTTCTCGTAGCCTCTTTCCCTATGCGTGCTTTTATTCTAACAATGCTCCACTTCAAAAAACACTTTATATAAATACTAATAGCAttccattttggtttccacatatACACACAATCTTTCTTACTATGTGCATATTTACAAAATTACATTTGCATCGGTGCCTCAAGTTCTctacattctttttagaatttttttggaaTACATATAAATGTAGCTCTCCTTTTTATACTATTGCAACTACGATTCTAACTATAGTTTTAGACCTTGTTATTGATTGTTACATAATAAAATTAAACTTAACGTTATCACTGTACAAGCTTGTCCAAATatttctctttatatatatataaatgtattaaTCTGCATGTTTATCTATCTTGGTCTCTCTGTACCTAAGTATATGTGCATGTGTATACACAGATTAATATGTCTTCCCATATATATCTATCTGCCTCTCCACATATGTAATTGCATATTATATCATTCTacacatgtatgtgtatacatTCAATTGTTTCCATACGCACAGACACACACATACACCTACCCACCAACACACACTCagacacatatatatgcatagatgttagtatatatgcatatgtgcatatacatatatagatatacatttccATATTTGTCTATCTGCACATGCACATGTGTAAAGATATACTATTCTAAACTACATATATTTGGTCATTTGCCTATTTATGTGTGTATATATCTATGTCGACACATATGCATGTGTTCATGTGCATATACATAAATATGGTCATGTATCTATGTATTTACATATGCACACATGTAACTGTACACTATTTTGAACTACATATATACCTAAATACATAAATAAGTATACCCATATATCCTTGCATTTATCTAAACAACCAACACATTTTGTAGTCCATATTTACATTTGCTTAAGCAATCAACATCTAAACTATGTGTTTTGCCAAAAACAAAATCCTTccctttttctttaatttttttaatcaatacCTTGGATTGGTTACTCTTTTCAAACATTCATTAGTCTATATGTTGCTTTCCATCTATTATGTGATTCTTTCAGTTTTTTTTAAATCTCCCCGCTTGACTGTTCACCGACATATTAATTTAATTGTCATCTGTCTATAATGATAGCTCTATTGTATGTATTGTGAAACATCCTTTACTAAAGTAATATTGTTCATTTATTATGGTTTTTCTCATAACCCACccaccaaatggcatgacattgaCACTCTAAACTGCATATATGCTGCCTTTTTGAACGAAATCTTTGTAGATATACATCTTTCTCTGTGcatacccacacacacacacacttacatACCCAGCCAGCCacaacccacacacacacacaaacatatatatatatatatatatatatatatatatatatatatatatacatacatacgttgCCATGTGTATCTATTTGCATATGCACATATGTAAACATATAATTTTCTAAACTACATATATGTGGCCATTTCcctatttatgtatatacatatctatgtaggtacatatgcatgtgttcatgtgcatatacatgtatatgatcctCTATCTATGTATCTACATATGCACACATGTAACTGTATGCTATTTTGAATTACATACATATCTAAATACATATGTAGGTATATCCATATATCCTTGCATTTATCTAAACAACCGCATTTGTATCTGCCCTTGAATGGATGCACTGCACCATTTCTATGTGCCCTTTTATACCATTTCCATACATATGACTATGCAACCACACCTACATACACCCTTCCACAGTCGCACTTTATCAAGGTGCGCACCTTCCCGTTAGGCCATCCATACATTTGAATTCGCCCCTTCTTCAATCGGcggaggagggtggagaaccattggaagggaattggggttctaccgATTGAAATCTCTTCACTGCATTTCAGCCTGTTCCTTCAAAAAAAAGCTTCCACCTTTTTACTATGATAAGTCTTCCACTTAGACGTCCTTTCATGGATTTCACACACCCAGCCTCACCCTTCAAATTATGTTCCAGCAAGTTTACCTTTTGAGTAATTGTTCATGCCTATTTACATTCTATTTGCATTCTTTCATCTGCATTTTAAAATTTCATCTATATTATTTCACATTGGGCTGCGATTTACAACAACTTCTGAACTATGTGTTTTGGCAAAAACAAATATCTTCTCTTGTTCTTTAATTTTGTTAATCTATATCTTAGATTGGTTGCTCTTTTGAAACACTTGTTAGTCTATATGCTGCTTTCCATCCATTATGTAATTCTTTCACTTTTTTTAAAAACTGCCCACTTCGTTATTCACTAAGACATTAATTTAATTATCATCTCTCCATAATGATAGCTTTGTTCTATGTACTGTGAAACATCCTTTGCTAAACTAATGTTGTTCCCATGGTTACCCACATCTCTATTTGCTACCATCTCTTAACAGCTTATTGATTCTAAGAAGCCCTCAGCCCCTTCCCTAGCTTGTTCATCTTCATTGCAAGACCAATGGATTTTGTAGTCCATATTTACATTTGCTTAACCAATCAACATCTAAACTATGTGTTTTGGCAAACAAAAATACCTTCTCTTGTTCTTTAATTTTCTTAATCTATATCTTAGATTGGTTACTCTTTTCAAACATTTCTTAGTCTATATGGTGTTTTCCATCCATTATGTAATTCTTTCAGTCTTTTTAAAATCTCCCCACTTTGTTGTTCCCTAAGACATTAATTTAATTATCATCTATCCATAATGATAGCTCTCTTATATATGTTGTGAAATGACATTTGCTAAACTAATGTTGTTCCTTTATTGTCATTTTTTCTAATAGGCTATCCATCAAATGCAATGACATTGACAGTCTAACCTGCATATATGCTGCCTTTTTGAAATGAATCTTTCTACATATACACCTATCTCTTTGCATgcccacacacacacatgcacacacatacacaacctctctctctctctctctctctctctctctctctctctctctctctctctctctctcacacacacacacacacacacacacacacacacacacatatacatcttagtatatatacatatgtgcatatacatctacatatatacgTTACCATATTTATCTATCTGCATATGCACATATGTAAAGATATACTATTCTAAACTGCATATATATGGCCatttgcctatatatatatatatatagatatatatatatatatatatatatatatatatatctatatctatatatatatatatatgtacatgtgcatgTGTTCAtgtgcacatacatatatatggtCCTCTACCTATGTATTTACATATGCACACATGTAACTGTATACTATTTTGAACTGCATATATATCTAGATACATAAATAGacatatccatatatccttgcATTTATCTAAACAACCACATTTTCTTGTGCCCTTCCATGGATGCACTACACCGTTTCTATGTCCCCTTTTATACCGTTTCTCTGCATAGAAGTATCCACCTGCAACCGTATACACCCTTCCGCAACCGCACTTTGCCTAGTTGCACCTCCCTTCCCATTAGGCCATCCATACAATTGAATTTCCCCCATCTTCAATCGGcggaggagggtggagaaccattggaagggaattggggttctaccgATTGAAGATCCTTTGTTGCATTTTAGATTATTGCATCGAAAAAAAACTTCCACCCAAACATGTTGCACATCCAATAGCCCCCCCTCTTGTTTTTCACCCTTTATTGCTTCTCACTCTAACTCACCGCCATTCTTGTATTTGTATCAGATCTCCAAAGAGCCTACTACACAAATATCTTATTTGAAAAAAGCAagaaagagagaacaaaataaGCTTTACTATGCTATACATAGAAAAGAAATTTCTATAAAGCGGCGGAACAAATGCGCTAATCAAAACATGGATTTCTTTCTACATATACACCTATCTCTTTGCATgcccacacacacacatgcacatacatacacacCCACACACCCactcatccacacacacacacacacacacacacacatatatatacatcttagtatatatacatatgtgcataatatacatctacatatatacgTTACCATATTTATCTATCTGCATATCCACATATGTAAAGATATACTGTTCTAAACTGCATATATATGGCCATTTgcctatttatgtatatatatatatatctatgtaggtACCTGTGCATCTGTTCAtgtgcacatacatatatatggtCCTCTACCTATGTATTTACATATGCACACATGTAACTGTATACTATTTTGAACTACATATATATCTAGATACATAAATAGacatatccatatatccttgcATTTATCTAAACAACCACATTTTCTTGTGCCCTTCCATGGATGCACTACACCGTTTCTATGTCCCCTTCTATACCATTTCTTTGCATAGAAGTATCCACCTGCAACCGTATACACCCTTCCACAACTGCACTTTGCCGAGGTACACCTCCCTTCCCATTAGGCCATCCATACAATTGAATTTCCTCCATCTTCAATCGGcggaggagggtggagaaccattggaagggaattggggttctactAATTGAAGATCCTTTACTGCATTTTAGCTTATTGCATCGAAAAAAAGCTTCCACCCAAACATGTTGCACATCCAATAGCCCCCCCTCCTGCTTTTCACCCTTTATTGCTTCTCGCTCTAACTCGCTGCCATTCTTGTATTTCTATCAGATCTCCAAAGAGCCTGCTACACAAATATCTGATTTGAAAAAAGCAagaaagagagaacaaaataaGCTTTACTATGCTAAACATAGAGAAGAAATTTCTATAAAGCGACGGAACAAATGCGCTAATCAAAACACAGATTCCAATACTTTGCAGCCATTGTCAGATATGGTTGCAACCCACTCTATAGGTGTTCCCATACCTCAAATATTATCAAGCGCAACTGCAACCCCCCCTTCAGATTTCCTCCAACCACGTTCAATAGTGCTCGCCCAATCAGGCACACAATATGAACAACCCTGCAGCCAACGTTTGCCAATTCATCAGCAGATAAATACAGTTTCTATTGGTACTACAACACCAATCTCAGACCATTTCAAATCTTCTGAGTTTACACATGCATTAGCTTCTTTCCGAACAAGAATAGATAACTTATCACATCTACACGTATGCATAATCTGCAAAGAAAAGTATATTGGTATGCATGTCAAATTAACTCAACCTGAGGTCATTTGCTCAAGATGCTATAATGAAAAGGGTGTTCACCGATTCTCTATTGCAAACAATATGGATCCTGGTGAACAACCCATCGTTCTAAAATGACTTTCACAGGTTGAAGAAATGCTTATAGCAAGAATAGCTCCTGTTTTGCAAGTTAGCCATGCCAGGGGTGGTCAATACAAATATATAGGGAACACCATTAATTTCCCACAAGACATTTCAGAAATAGCAACTACTTTGCCACGCAAATTCCAACATTTGGAGATTGTGATTATTCGAAGGACAAATCTCGAAGAGAAAAAATATGATTGTTATGTAAACAGGTTCAATGTTATGGATGCATTGAGTTACAAAATTCAACATGACCGTTACTACAATGATGTTATCATTGACGTTGCAGCTGTTGAATTGTTGCCACTGACAACTACCAATATATCTGATTTTTTGCATACCCTCCCAACTTGCTTTGATCCTCAACCTCCTTCACCAACACAAGACCCACTCTATAATGTTGATGAAGTTGAATTGCAGCCCACATCATCATTCATTCCAAAGATGTCGTGTTCAACCGCTGAACTAGATGCCATTAAAAAGATGTTGCACCTAGATAACGATGACCAAAATGTTGCAGCTTGCCTGAAATAAGTTGCTCACCCATTAATGAGTACAACACTAAAGGCTTGTTCACTGTGGCTTTCCCAACTTTATTTCCAAATGGATCTGCCCTACCCCTACAACCAAGGACAAAACATATTCATTTGCATGAATATGCCCTACACATGATAAGATATCACGACCAAAGATTTGGGCAGCATGTTAGGTTTAGATATTATCTTTATAATCTAATAATGAGACACCGTTCCCAACAATCAACTTCAGTTTTCCTGCGCACCAACTTAGAAGACTCCTTCCCAACTACGTTGCAAGCTTTGCGTGAACAGTTGTAGTCTACACCTTCTGATCAATTGCCAAACCAATTAATGTGTTTTGCAGCTTTGTTGCGAGGCACTAGAGCTTATTGGAATAGATCGTGCAGGGATCTCATTACAATGGTACACCAACTGGGAGCACCTACATTGTTCTTCACATTAAGTGCAGCTAATACAAAATGGCCAGAACTACATACATTATTTCCAGCCACCCCCTCTTCAGAGCACCAGTCCACAAAGAAAACATTTATAGAAAACATTGTCCACAATCCACATGTTACAACGTTGTTCTTGCATTTTAGATTCACAATATTCCATGAGGAGATCATTGACAAAGTTTTCCAATCAAAAGACCATTGGTACAGGTATGAATGGCAACATCGTGTCTCTGCACATATACATGGCTTTTTGTGGTTGTCGAATGCACCTAATATGGATGATATAGACTCGTCCAACAATGATGATGTACAATCAGCTAAGTCTTTTTTTGATAGATATGTTACATCATGGAATCCTCGTAGCCAACTTGCCTGAGAGAATAGACTACACACTGTTTCACTATTTGATCCATGCATGTCTGATACAAACCAAATTCTATCTGCTAACCCTTTCTCTGATTATGAAGAACTCATCAATGTTGTTCAGCAGCATACAAAATGCTCTGTTCATACTTGCTTGAAAAAAAAAGGCCTTGCCCTCCATTGTCAATACAAAGCACCTTGGCCTGAGCAACATTCTTCAACGCTGATTATTGATGCTAACCGCAAGCCATGTTATCAACCAGCCAGAAATGATAGTCGTTTAAATATTCACAACCCCCTTATGCTGGCAATATGGTGTGCAAATATTGATTGCCAGCCTGTTTGTTCCAAAATAGTTGTTCTGCAATATATCTCCAAATATGCTTCGAAAACATAACAAAAATTAGAAAGCTATGTTGACATGCTCAAGAAAATAGTCGCTACAACTAATACTCAAGATACCATCTTGCTAGCATACCAAAAATTCATGATGGGTATAGTTGCTGATCGAGATATCAGTGCAcaagaaacttgccatatgttGCAAAAGCTACCATTGATCAGTTGTTCCCGTCATTTTGTCTCCCTTAATGTTAGCAAGAAGGTCCTCCACCGTATTACTAATCAAAATGACAATGCTGAGCTCTGCAAATCTTATATTTCTGCTTATATGGAAAGGCCTATTGAATTGGAAAAAGTCTCACTAATACAATCAGCACAACAATTTTCATACAATGGCCAACGTAAGAAGCATAAATGGCAAAGACTacaaaaacaagcaattgtcaatgTTTACCCGCAATTTAAAAGCTCTCCAAATGAGGATGATGACAACTTTGAAGCCTATTGTTGGAGTGAGTTGCTATTGTACAAACCCTTTCGTCATATTCCTATAGATATAGGTGCATCAACAAACCAAATCATTGCAAATTGGAAGCTATTGTACATGGATGGTTACTCACGTTGGCATATTTATGGAGTAGAACAAGAATGCACAACAGACAATGATGAAGACTCTGATACTAATGATTTTCTACATTCACACAATGAAGACCAGTATGAATGGGAGTACCTTTCACAAATGAGCGCTTCTAACAACATCACCATCAATGATCTCCAAATGTTAGGAAAACGAGATTATGATATTAACTTTGATTGGGCCGAACCTCATCCCACTAATCCACTCCATCTTACTGTTGTTCACttcatctccacaaataaaataaattgtcAACTTGCCCTTTTCCAACCACCTTCTTCTGCCACTAATGCATTCCCTTTGGCAGCAAAACAAAAACTTGCACTTGACCTTATTCTTGCACATTACAAATCTCGCCAAACCATCCCACCTCTTCGCATGATTATACAAGGCACTGCAGGCACCGACAAATCATATTTGATACAATGCATTAGAAAAGAACTTAACCTTTCCACTATTCAAGAGCACAACCCTTTGCTTGTACTTGCCCCCACCGGCGTATCtgcatataatatccaagcaacaACAATCCACACTACCCTACGCATCCCTCTTAGAGATATGCAGCCTTTGACGGGCCAATCTTTAATGTTCTTCCAAGAACAATACAAACAATTACAATATATTCTAATTGATGAGATGAGCTTTTTGGGTCCTAAATTGCTTTCGAAAATTGACAGCAGATTACGTCAAGCATTCCCTCACTAGCAACACGAACCCTTTGGAGGTATCTCAGTAATCCTTGTAGGTGACATTGGCCAGCTGCCTCCTATCATGGACAAGCCCTTGTATGCATCACATTCTACAGCCCTAGCATTATGGTGCTCTTTCCAAACTGTGGTAACCTTGTATACAAGTTTCCGACAACAAGGCACCTCAAATATACAACAACAATTTCATGCAATCATGCAGAACATTAGAAATGCCAACCCACTCCAAACAGATTGGGAAGCTCTTATGTCTCGCTCCTCCACTGATCTAGCTGTTGATGATAACAAACAATTTGACTATTCAATTCATTTATTTGCCACAAATGCATCAGCAAAACACCACAATACTAAAATGTTAAAACAATTGCACTTGCCTGTTGCACGATGTCTTGCCCAAGTTCCAAGGCAAACTAGCATTACATATGATAATGATGAACAACTCCCCTTCAGAAATACTCCTCTCGCTCAATGAACGAGTAATGTTGATTGCTAATCTCTGGATACAAGCTGGCTTGGTCAATGGCTCATTAGGACAAATCAAATCCATTGTCTATGATACAGATTCTAAACCTCTTGACTTGCCAAAGTACGTAGTTGTTGAGTTCAAAAATTATACTGGACCTCCTTGGGACAATGCGAATCCAAAATTTGTGCCTATTGCTCCTATTACTCGAGGTAGCCGCACTCAGCTCCCCCTTGCAATGGCTTGGGCTCTAACCATTCTCAAATCCCAAGGCCTCACTTTGGACAAGGCAACAATAGATATTGGAAAGATTGAAAAACAGGGGCTTACCTTCACTACTATCTCACGAGTAAAATCACTTCAAGATCTAAGAATTGATCCACCTTTCACTTTTGAAAGGTACTCAAAATTACAAAGCAATGCTTATACTACTATtaggaagaaagaagaaaatagatTGGTCACTCTATGCAATCA is part of the Cryptomeria japonica chromosome 10, Sugi_1.0, whole genome shotgun sequence genome and harbors:
- the LOC131859051 gene encoding replication protein A 70 kDa DNA-binding subunit A-like, with protein sequence MHQYNTAKCNGQVFSFDIINEEGCEIRITSFDEIAELHYHRVEQGASYVVSKGSVKDANTIYNKLNSHLEIVLTETSVFKRCAPNSAEPSKKTHFTPINEVLTTTNNTLVDVIGVVVNVGEICVIRRKDGSTVNKRIVKLNDMSTLTIDVNLWGPPSKQLGNDLKNMHASGTFVILAVQNARVGYFNGKFINISASTTFKINPSIPEADPLHLRGPVQQCLDPHSLDVHAKNSQYKRMSIASILECLSVVPETIETTITAVLRFIKGEQF
- the LOC131079892 gene encoding uncharacterized protein LOC131079892; its protein translation is MGIVADRDISAQETCHMLQKLPLISCSRHFVSLNVSKKVLHRITNQNDNAELCKSYISAYMERPIELEKVSLIQSAQQFSYNGQRKKHKWQRLQKQAIVNVYPQFKSSPNEDDDNFEAYCWSELLLYKPFRHIPIDIGASTNQIIANWKLLYMDGYSRWHIYGVEQECTTDNDEDSDTNDFLHSHNEDQYEWEYLSQMSASNNITINDLQMLGKRDYDINFDWAEPHPTNPLHLTVVHFISTNKINCQLALFQPPSSATNAFPLAAKQKLALDLILAHYKSRQTIPPLRMIIQGTAGTDKSYLIQCIRKELNLSTIQEHNPLLVLAPTGVSAYNIQATTIHTTLRIPLRDMQPLTGQSLMFFQEQYKQLQYILIDEMSFLGPKLLSKIDSRLRQAFPH